One genomic window of Oligoflexia bacterium includes the following:
- the lpdA gene encoding dihydrolipoyl dehydrogenase: MKQTDVCVIGAGPGGYVAAIKLAQLGKKVIVVDRDKVGGVCLNCGCIPSKALISAAHFYDKIQHAADMGINVPKSSVDMPKLQEWKQSVVNKLTGGIGQLLKANGCEYIAGAAKFLTPQELEVKLSDGTTEKIKATNFVIATGSRPIEIPGFAYDKKNVLSSTEALELAELPKRLAVIGGGYIGLEIGSFYQKLGVEVTIIEANKTLLAGVVDPDCAQVVARKLKKRGVKVLHNAKAVSFKKSGSELAITISVEGAEQTVLADKILVTVGRKPNSDQLGITSIGLKTDKRGFIEVDKQLRTNISHIYAIGDIAGQPMLAHKASKEGIICAEVIAGHNVVMDVKTIPAVIFTDPEIASAGLTVEEAQAKGFETKVGQFPYVANGRALSMMDSDGFVKIVTDKKTGLVLGVHIVGYEASNLISEAALAIEMGATAEDLASTIHPHPTLPEMIMEAAEAAMGKAIHIMAKTERERQPRP, encoded by the coding sequence TTGAAACAAACAGATGTTTGCGTCATTGGTGCAGGCCCAGGTGGTTACGTTGCGGCTATTAAGCTTGCGCAGTTGGGTAAAAAAGTTATCGTCGTTGATAGAGATAAAGTTGGTGGCGTGTGTCTGAATTGTGGCTGCATACCTTCAAAAGCCTTGATCTCTGCTGCACATTTTTATGATAAAATTCAACATGCCGCTGATATGGGCATTAACGTTCCTAAATCATCAGTCGATATGCCAAAGCTTCAAGAGTGGAAGCAAAGTGTTGTCAATAAACTCACTGGTGGAATCGGTCAGCTTTTAAAAGCAAATGGATGTGAGTATATTGCTGGTGCTGCGAAATTCTTAACTCCTCAAGAGCTTGAAGTAAAATTAAGTGACGGAACAACTGAAAAAATCAAAGCCACAAACTTTGTTATTGCGACAGGCTCACGCCCCATTGAGATTCCAGGATTTGCTTACGATAAGAAAAATGTTTTAAGCAGCACTGAAGCTTTAGAGCTCGCAGAATTACCGAAACGCCTAGCAGTTATTGGCGGCGGTTACATCGGTTTAGAGATCGGTAGTTTTTATCAAAAACTAGGTGTTGAAGTTACCATCATCGAAGCGAATAAAACTTTATTAGCAGGTGTGGTTGATCCTGATTGTGCTCAAGTGGTTGCGCGCAAACTTAAAAAACGTGGCGTTAAGGTTTTGCATAATGCTAAAGCTGTGAGTTTTAAAAAATCTGGTTCAGAGCTTGCCATCACAATTAGTGTCGAAGGTGCTGAGCAAACGGTTCTCGCAGATAAAATTTTAGTAACTGTTGGTCGTAAACCAAATAGTGATCAATTAGGTATTACTTCAATCGGATTAAAAACTGATAAACGTGGCTTTATCGAAGTTGATAAACAATTGCGCACCAATATTTCACATATTTATGCAATTGGTGATATCGCAGGTCAACCCATGCTTGCTCATAAGGCGAGTAAAGAGGGAATCATATGCGCTGAAGTCATCGCAGGTCATAATGTTGTGATGGATGTTAAAACTATTCCCGCAGTTATTTTTACTGATCCAGAAATTGCATCAGCTGGGTTAACTGTTGAAGAAGCTCAAGCCAAAGGTTTTGAAACTAAAGTGGGGCAATTCCCCTATGTGGCAAACGGTCGCGCTTTGAGCATGATGGATTCCGACGGGTTTGTGAAGATTGTGACTGATAAAAAAACAGGCTTAGTACTCGGTGTTCATATTGTTGGTTATGAGGCGAGTAATCTTATTTCTGAAGCAGCATTGGCAATTGAAATGGGAGCA